From Halomarina ordinaria:
ACGCCCGAGGCCGTCTCGCGCACCCGCGAGACGGGGCGGGCGCACTACTACTCGCGGAGCCGCGACGAACTGTGGGAGAAGGGGGCGACCAGCGGGCACGTCCAGACGGTCGAGGAGGTGCGCGTCGACTGCGACGCCGACGCCCTCCTCTACCTCGTCCACCAGGAGGGCGGCGCCTGTCACACCGGCCACGAGAGCTGTTTCTACCGCACCATCGACGGCGAGGCGGTCGGCGAGCGGGTCTTCGACCCGGACGAGGTGTATGAGTGAACGCGACCCCGTCGCCGACCTGACGGCCGCCGCCGAGGCGCTCTCGGCGACTCGCGAACGGGTCGCCGAGGTCGGGACGGACCGCCTCGAGACGGTCGCGGACGCCCACGGCGACCTGCTCGCGCTCCTCGACCGCCACGAGGAGGACGCCACCGGCTACGGCGAGTTCGGCAAGTACATCGAGTTCCAGGAGGCGCTCGCCGAGCGTCTCGACGCCCTCCCCGAGGACGTCCCGGCGAGCGACGCGTTCGACGCGGCCGACGAGGCGCTCCAGAAGCGGACGCTCTCG
This genomic window contains:
- the hisI gene encoding phosphoribosyl-AMP cyclohydrolase, which produces MSVDLAFDGPDDLLPAVAQDAETGTVLMLAYVTPEAVSRTRETGRAHYYSRSRDELWEKGATSGHVQTVEEVRVDCDADALLYLVHQEGGACHTGHESCFYRTIDGEAVGERVFDPDEVYE